A region of Perognathus longimembris pacificus isolate PPM17 chromosome 19, ASM2315922v1, whole genome shotgun sequence DNA encodes the following proteins:
- the LOC125367504 gene encoding protein kish-A-like yields MSAIFNFQSLLTEILLLICTCAYIPSMAPNILDRNKTRLLGLFWKCARIGERKSPYVVVCCIVMAFSTLSYSSLEKCRNVITIRLQCEQGLTYGK; encoded by the coding sequence ATGTCTGCCATTTTCAACTTTCAGAGTCTGTTGACTGAAATCTTGCtgcttatatgtacatgtgcTTATATCCCATCCATGGCACCCAACATCCTGGACAGAAATAAAACTAGACTCTTGGGGCTATTTTGGAAGTGTGCCAGAATTGGTGAACGAAAGAGTCCATATGTTGTGGTGTGCTGTATAGTGATGGCCTTCAGCACCCTCTCATACAGTAGTTTGGAAAAATGCCGGAATGTAATTACCATCAGACTTCAGTGTGAACAAGGACTTACCTATGGGAAATAA